A genome region from Streptomyces antimycoticus includes the following:
- a CDS encoding acyltransferase domain-containing protein — protein MFLVPAGSPAALPGAARRMADWLEGDGADTPLRDIAHTLALRRGAGRGRLGVTTASRAELIGALRAFATGQAHPAVVTGAVGAEVSRRPIWVFSGQGSQWPGMGRRLLESEPAFAEALAEADTLIAAESGFSVLDIVRSGAPVTGCDRVQPVLFALQTALAATWRAHGVEPAGVIGHSMGEVAAAVVAGALSLADGAKVICRRSRLLTRVAGNGAMATVGLGADEVQAELDTGGAAAAVTVAVMAAPGSTVVAGDTAQVERLVAGWQDRSVPAALIAVDVASHSPQVDPLLADLRTALADLTPRRPDVPFYTTVLDDPHTPPAFDADYWCANLRHPVRFAAAVAAAAADRHLVYVEISPHPVITHPVLRGLAGLVEDPVVLPTLRREEDEPATFRTQLAALHCAGVPVDWSVLYADAALADVPPITFDRTRHWADAPLPAPPDDPPGASPAGALPGAHLEVPGDPVRHSWRARTGTAALPWLDDHRVHDAPVLPGAVSYALALTAACEVFGAEPEEVEVTDLHFRELLRLADRTDLSTTVTLAAADRAECEVFGRDEEGAWVRQATAVLRRLAAPQRPRAASVQTLALRHPLPVGADALYANLRARGVAHGPAFQGLTEVSASRHGNSFWARVRIPEAAHAPGHGLRIHPVLVDLCAQLLVAELLDEDDRRLLLPARMQSVRVLGDPGTAVYCHARLAETAPGATVGHVRLLDADGRPVLAVDGLRIVHSAADRTAEADQWFLEVGWRRATRPAATRPPGRWLIVGEADGTARPVAAALRNAGATARVWEAPLADQGLDAFRDALTSRLNRPGERPRAVVLQCGPRPADGGAEDGLRRTRRLLAAAQALTARFPEPPRLYAATCGARTVTPGTWPTPDRARSADSCGCSPWNTPSCGPPWWTPTRPPPTSSRKPSPPNSSPTVPRRRSRCATAPATPPSWTTRPSPTPSAPPPVPAPCAAAPTASGCAPAASATSAAWSSPPPPAAGPGPERWSCGCSPRA, from the coding sequence GTGTTCCTCGTCCCCGCCGGCTCCCCGGCCGCGCTGCCCGGCGCCGCGCGGCGGATGGCCGACTGGCTGGAGGGGGACGGCGCGGACACCCCGCTGCGCGACATCGCCCACACCCTGGCGCTGCGCCGCGGCGCCGGCCGCGGACGGCTCGGCGTCACCACCGCCTCCCGCGCCGAACTCATCGGCGCCCTGCGGGCGTTCGCCACCGGTCAGGCCCACCCCGCCGTGGTCACCGGCGCCGTGGGCGCCGAGGTCTCCCGCCGGCCGATCTGGGTGTTCTCCGGACAGGGCTCCCAGTGGCCCGGTATGGGACGGCGGCTGCTGGAGAGCGAACCGGCCTTCGCCGAGGCGCTCGCCGAGGCCGATACGCTCATCGCCGCCGAATCCGGATTCTCGGTGCTCGACATCGTCCGCTCCGGCGCTCCGGTGACCGGCTGCGACCGGGTGCAGCCCGTGCTGTTCGCCCTGCAGACCGCGCTCGCCGCCACCTGGCGCGCCCACGGCGTGGAGCCCGCCGGGGTCATCGGCCACTCCATGGGCGAGGTCGCCGCCGCCGTGGTGGCCGGGGCGCTCTCCCTGGCCGACGGGGCCAAGGTGATCTGCCGCCGCTCCAGGCTGCTCACCCGCGTCGCCGGGAACGGGGCCATGGCCACGGTCGGCCTCGGCGCCGACGAGGTGCAGGCCGAACTCGACACCGGCGGCGCCGCGGCAGCGGTCACCGTCGCCGTCATGGCCGCACCCGGCTCCACCGTGGTGGCCGGGGACACCGCCCAGGTCGAACGGCTCGTGGCCGGCTGGCAGGACCGCTCCGTGCCCGCCGCGCTGATCGCCGTGGACGTCGCCTCGCACTCACCCCAGGTGGACCCGCTCCTGGCCGATCTGCGCACCGCCCTCGCCGACCTCACCCCCCGCCGCCCTGACGTGCCCTTCTACACCACCGTCCTCGACGATCCGCACACCCCGCCCGCCTTCGACGCCGACTACTGGTGCGCCAATCTGCGCCACCCGGTCCGGTTCGCCGCGGCCGTCGCCGCCGCCGCGGCCGACCGCCACCTGGTGTACGTCGAGATATCCCCCCACCCGGTCATCACCCACCCCGTCCTGCGCGGTCTTGCCGGTCTGGTGGAGGACCCCGTCGTCCTGCCCACGCTCCGCCGCGAGGAGGACGAGCCGGCCACCTTCCGGACCCAGCTGGCCGCGCTGCACTGCGCGGGCGTCCCGGTCGACTGGTCCGTGCTGTACGCGGACGCCGCCCTCGCCGACGTACCGCCCATCACCTTCGACCGCACCCGGCACTGGGCCGACGCCCCGCTCCCCGCGCCCCCCGACGACCCGCCCGGCGCGAGCCCGGCCGGTGCGCTGCCCGGCGCGCACCTGGAGGTGCCCGGCGACCCCGTCCGCCACTCCTGGCGTGCCCGCACCGGCACCGCGGCCCTGCCCTGGCTCGACGACCACCGGGTGCACGACGCCCCCGTCCTGCCCGGCGCGGTTTCCTACGCCCTCGCGCTCACCGCCGCCTGTGAGGTGTTCGGCGCCGAGCCCGAGGAGGTCGAGGTCACCGATCTGCACTTCCGTGAACTGCTGCGGCTCGCCGACCGCACCGACCTCTCCACCACGGTGACCCTCGCCGCCGCCGACCGTGCCGAATGCGAGGTCTTCGGACGCGACGAGGAGGGCGCCTGGGTGCGGCAGGCCACCGCGGTGCTCCGCAGACTCGCCGCACCGCAGCGCCCGCGCGCCGCCTCCGTCCAAACCCTCGCCCTGCGCCATCCGCTGCCCGTCGGGGCCGACGCGCTCTACGCCAATCTGCGGGCCCGGGGCGTGGCACACGGACCGGCTTTCCAGGGCCTCACCGAGGTGTCCGCCTCCCGCCACGGCAACAGTTTCTGGGCCCGGGTACGGATCCCCGAGGCCGCCCACGCCCCCGGACACGGTCTGCGCATTCACCCCGTCCTGGTCGACCTGTGTGCCCAACTCCTCGTCGCCGAACTGCTCGACGAGGACGACCGGCGGCTGCTGCTGCCCGCGCGGATGCAGAGCGTACGCGTCCTCGGCGACCCCGGGACCGCGGTGTACTGCCACGCCCGCCTCGCCGAGACCGCCCCCGGGGCCACCGTCGGGCACGTCCGCCTGCTCGACGCGGACGGCCGCCCGGTCCTGGCCGTCGACGGACTGCGGATCGTGCACAGCGCCGCGGACCGCACGGCCGAGGCCGACCAGTGGTTCCTCGAGGTCGGCTGGCGGCGCGCCACCCGGCCCGCGGCCACCCGGCCCCCCGGACGATGGCTGATCGTCGGAGAGGCGGACGGCACCGCCCGCCCGGTGGCCGCCGCCCTGCGCAACGCCGGCGCCACCGCCCGGGTGTGGGAGGCACCCCTGGCCGACCAGGGGCTCGACGCCTTCCGCGACGCCCTCACCAGCCGGCTCAACCGCCCCGGAGAACGGCCGCGCGCCGTGGTGCTCCAGTGCGGCCCGCGCCCCGCCGACGGCGGCGCGGAGGACGGGCTGCGCCGCACCCGCCGGCTGCTCGCCGCCGCCCAGGCGCTCACCGCCCGCTTCCCCGAACCGCCCCGCCTCTACGCCGCCACCTGCGGCGCCCGCACCGTGACCCCGGGGACCTGGCCGACCCCGGACAGAGCCCGCTCCGCGGACTCGTGCGGGTGCTCGCCCTGGAACACCCCGAGCTGCGGGCCACCTTGGTGGACACCGACCCGGCCGCCCCCGACGAGCTCGCGCAAACCCTCGCCGCCGAACTCCTCGCCGACGGTCCCGAGGAGGAGATCGCGCTGCGCGACAGCGCCCGCTACACCGCCGAGCTGGACTACGCGCCCCTCACCGACACCGAGCGCACCACCGCCTGTGCCCGCACCGTGCGCTGCGGCACCGACGGCTTCCGGCTGCGCGCCGGCCGCCTCGGCGACCTCGGCAGCCTGGAGCTCACCACCACCCCCCGCCGCCGGCCCGGGCCCGGAGAGGTGGAGCTGCGGGTGCTCGCCGCGGGCCTGA